A portion of the uncultured Draconibacterium sp. genome contains these proteins:
- a CDS encoding sugar-binding domain-containing protein, which produces MEEIRLEGEWRVVLDSLNVGIEEGWAEQDLEGATIQLPGTLDDAGIGEENIQVPVMDNSVMWGLTRKHQYIGAAWYQKEVDIPANWEGKQIDLELERIIWESKVFIDGTLIGRGESLVAPHRYNLSEALTPGKHTITICIDNSNFYPLINVQGNRYPDPVNQDMAHAYTNHTQIKWNGIIGDIKLTASEADKIENLQVYSNVAEGTIKATFDNPSEAAVNYQILSVTGDVVAKGEVESGKDEISLSTPEGIKLWDEFDPNLYEFKLTSGNTSVSVRFGYSQIGKDGEVLTLNGKRIFLRGNLECVIFPLTGHPPMGKEEWAKLIGQAKAYGLNHLRFHSWCPPKAAFDAADEAGFYYQVELPHWSLHFGEDRRTTDFLLAEGDKILKEYGNHPSFVLMALGNELEGDVDLLNSTVAALRAKDNRHLYMTTTYSFQRPLGLVAQPEDDFFVTQRTDKGWVRGQGIFNSQVPNFDEDYTATSEHVPVPLISHEIGQYSVYPDMSEIEKYTGVLKPLNFMAVRYELEKNGLLDLADKFTYASGKLAAILYKEEIERALKTPAFDGFQLLQLQDFPGQGTALVGLLNAFWESKGAISAEEFRKFNSELVPLIRFEKAVYENGETFSATLEVANFYKELTGQSIKWSVANDAGEIMKEGNFDNIDLELGNNGNLGTIELDVNVDKAKRLTIEVALTGTSYKNSWPVWFYPKDVPITNENVVVTDSYSIAGKALKEGKTVLLNPDYKTLKGITGRFVPVFWSPVHFPNQPSTMGLLIDDKHAAFSDFPTGTFTEWNWWDLCIQSKSLIIDSLNVTPIVRVIDNFVTNHHLANVFEAKVGKGKLIFSAIDLSNNLNDRPVARQLRSSLLQYMNSSDFNPANSIQMSDLKVLAGEKSDKQFDDLDIYED; this is translated from the coding sequence GTGGAAGAAATTAGACTGGAGGGGGAATGGAGAGTGGTTCTTGATTCTTTAAATGTTGGCATTGAAGAGGGCTGGGCTGAACAAGATCTGGAAGGTGCAACAATTCAACTACCCGGAACTTTGGATGATGCCGGTATTGGAGAGGAGAATATCCAGGTGCCGGTGATGGATAACAGTGTTATGTGGGGGCTAACGCGTAAGCATCAATACATTGGAGCTGCCTGGTATCAAAAGGAGGTTGATATACCTGCCAATTGGGAAGGAAAACAAATTGATCTTGAGTTGGAAAGAATCATTTGGGAATCAAAAGTATTTATTGACGGAACTCTTATCGGAAGAGGTGAAAGTTTAGTGGCACCACATCGATACAACTTAAGTGAAGCACTTACTCCCGGCAAACATACGATTACCATTTGTATTGATAATTCCAATTTTTATCCACTTATTAATGTACAGGGAAACCGGTATCCCGATCCGGTAAATCAGGATATGGCACATGCTTATACCAACCACACACAAATTAAGTGGAATGGTATTATTGGCGATATTAAACTAACCGCTTCCGAAGCAGATAAAATTGAAAACCTGCAGGTATATTCCAATGTGGCTGAAGGTACTATTAAGGCTACTTTCGACAACCCTTCAGAAGCGGCTGTAAACTATCAGATTTTAAGTGTTACCGGCGATGTTGTTGCCAAAGGTGAAGTAGAATCAGGTAAAGATGAAATATCGCTTTCAACTCCCGAGGGAATTAAACTGTGGGATGAATTTGATCCGAATCTATACGAGTTTAAATTGACTTCTGGAAACACAAGCGTTAGTGTACGTTTTGGTTACAGCCAAATTGGTAAAGATGGAGAAGTATTGACTTTAAATGGTAAGAGAATCTTTCTTCGTGGTAATTTGGAATGTGTCATTTTTCCTTTAACCGGGCATCCACCGATGGGAAAAGAGGAGTGGGCAAAACTCATTGGGCAAGCAAAAGCGTACGGATTGAACCATTTACGTTTTCATTCGTGGTGTCCTCCAAAAGCGGCTTTTGATGCCGCCGATGAAGCTGGTTTTTATTACCAGGTGGAATTACCACACTGGAGTTTACATTTTGGTGAAGATCGGAGGACAACCGATTTTCTCCTGGCTGAAGGCGATAAAATTCTTAAAGAATATGGAAACCATCCATCGTTTGTTTTAATGGCTTTGGGTAACGAACTGGAAGGAGATGTTGATCTGTTGAATTCTACTGTCGCAGCTTTGCGAGCAAAAGATAATCGTCATTTATACATGACCACCACGTATTCGTTTCAACGCCCGTTAGGATTGGTGGCCCAACCGGAAGATGATTTCTTTGTTACGCAAAGAACTGATAAGGGCTGGGTGCGTGGACAAGGGATTTTTAATTCGCAAGTGCCAAATTTCGATGAGGATTATACAGCTACAAGCGAACATGTTCCGGTACCTCTAATTTCGCATGAGATTGGACAATATTCGGTTTATCCCGACATGTCGGAAATTGAAAAATATACAGGCGTATTGAAGCCGCTCAATTTTATGGCCGTTCGATATGAACTGGAGAAAAACGGGTTGTTGGATTTAGCTGATAAATTTACTTATGCGTCCGGGAAATTGGCTGCAATTCTTTACAAGGAGGAGATTGAAAGAGCCTTAAAAACACCGGCTTTCGATGGTTTCCAATTGCTGCAATTGCAGGATTTCCCGGGACAGGGTACCGCGCTTGTTGGTTTGCTTAACGCATTCTGGGAATCGAAAGGTGCAATAAGTGCCGAAGAATTCAGGAAGTTTAACTCAGAGCTGGTTCCGCTTATCCGTTTCGAAAAGGCTGTATATGAAAATGGCGAGACATTTAGCGCAACTTTGGAAGTAGCTAACTTTTACAAAGAATTGACGGGGCAATCGATCAAATGGTCAGTAGCCAATGATGCCGGAGAAATTATGAAGGAAGGTAACTTTGATAATATCGACCTGGAGCTGGGCAACAATGGCAATCTGGGTACAATTGAGCTTGATGTTAATGTCGATAAAGCAAAGAGATTAACGATTGAAGTAGCCTTAACGGGAACTTCGTACAAAAACAGCTGGCCTGTATGGTTTTATCCAAAAGATGTACCTATTACCAACGAAAATGTAGTTGTTACCGATTCGTACAGCATAGCCGGAAAAGCATTAAAAGAAGGCAAAACTGTATTGCTGAACCCTGATTATAAAACTTTAAAGGGCATTACAGGCCGTTTTGTTCCTGTATTCTGGAGTCCGGTGCATTTCCCGAATCAGCCAAGTACAATGGGATTGCTAATAGACGACAAGCATGCTGCTTTTAGCGACTTTCCTACAGGTACTTTCACGGAGTGGAACTGGTGGGATTTATGTATCCAATCAAAATCGCTGATTATCGACTCATTAAATGTTACGCCCATCGTAAGGGTTATCGATAACTTTGTAACAAACCATCATTTGGCAAATGTTTTTGAGGCGAAGGTTGGAAAAGGGAAACTCATTTTCTCTGCCATCGATTTATCTAACAATTTAAATGATCGTCCTGTTGCCCGTCAGTTGCGCTCAAGCTTGCTGCAATACATGAACAGCAGTGATTTTAATCCTGCAAATAGCATTCAGATGTCCGACTTAAAAGTTTTGGCAGGAGAAAAATCCGACAAGCAGTTTGATGATCTGGATATTTACGAGGATTAG
- a CDS encoding DUF5107 domain-containing protein, which yields MKQVKAYKQNLMIPTYELGKSEINPVFFEKRVYQGSSGKVYPVPFIDKVYDHKVDRNYQAATLENEFVKLVMLPEIGGRIFEAQDKTNNDYNFFYQQKVIKPALVGLAGPWISGGVEFNWPQHHRPGTYLPTDVYIEEEADGARTIWMSEYDPMYRLKGMHGIRIRPNSALIELRGRLFNRTPLTQNFLWWANVAVEVHGDYQSFFPPDVHYVADHAVRAQSSFPFAENDYYGIPYHERPGRNDLRNYNNIPVPTSYMVCDTKYDFFGGYDFKEEGGFIHVANRHIAPGKKQWTWGSEDFGRAWDRELTDEGGPYFELMAGVYTDNQPDFTYLLPYETKTFSQFWWSYKKLGPVQNANKDLAIRFEIQQGNKLDLGVAASRKFENLKFILVIGNEKQVFENKAVSPENPWKDNTIHFEAGQENSISLIVIDEQGKELIAYHHREVPKERNRKLAFEPKQPEEIESANELELIGEHLELYRHPTRYPEPYWKEAIKKDPKSYKSYIALGRVELKNGKFAKAENNFRTAIDIMTTYHPNPASGEAHYFCGLACSLQGRKEEAYGLFYKSTWNFEWRASAYYQLATLDCLKADYETALEHLEASLDTNRQNNKAYILKAVILKNLGDKVAAKAVLAELFKTDALDQWAKFELATLSGDYTDFIASSRNDAQTIIDIAFDYAEAGFYAEAIAVIELHQKNEIPECAVPNPMSKAVMTEFVLAWLYELNGNSAVAGENLNKTKSASCDYVFPSRVYEQLVLEWALQIDKENTVAAFGLGNYYFNLKRHKDAINVWQQAADANSNYGTLYRNLGIAYWNTFEDGEKARQAFIKAVELAPNDMRIRYEFDQLRKKLNDNPKERLQDLLEIKDQIITRDDFSVELAALYNFNGKYNKALDLLENRDFHPWEGGEGQVLRQFTYACLKLGQLALQNGDAETAFEYFSKSVNTPDNLGEKYHPLQAVAHINYWKGMALKALGKIEKAKAHFLASKDEEGDFIDMAVSAYSELSYYKALSLNELGEKVEAQILLADIKKFGESKLNEKAQIDYFATSLPLLLVFEDDIQKRNTIDAKYLIALAHVGLGSYGDAIDNLKEVLQLNSMHVGSKDLLEQVTAEVA from the coding sequence ATGAAGCAAGTAAAAGCTTATAAACAAAACCTGATGATCCCAACCTACGAATTGGGAAAATCAGAAATTAATCCCGTATTCTTTGAAAAACGAGTTTACCAGGGATCATCGGGTAAAGTATATCCGGTGCCTTTTATCGATAAGGTGTACGATCATAAAGTAGATCGGAATTACCAGGCAGCAACACTTGAAAACGAGTTTGTAAAACTGGTGATGTTACCTGAAATCGGCGGACGAATATTCGAAGCGCAAGATAAAACAAATAACGATTATAACTTTTTCTACCAGCAAAAAGTGATTAAACCGGCACTGGTTGGTTTGGCTGGTCCGTGGATAAGTGGAGGTGTGGAGTTTAACTGGCCACAGCACCACCGTCCGGGAACGTATTTGCCAACTGATGTTTACATTGAAGAGGAAGCCGATGGCGCACGGACAATCTGGATGTCGGAATACGACCCAATGTACCGTCTGAAAGGAATGCATGGAATTCGAATTCGTCCGAACAGCGCCCTGATTGAATTACGGGGGCGTTTATTTAACCGCACGCCTTTAACTCAAAACTTTTTGTGGTGGGCAAACGTGGCTGTAGAAGTACATGGTGATTACCAAAGCTTTTTCCCTCCCGATGTACATTATGTGGCCGATCATGCTGTGCGTGCGCAAAGTAGTTTCCCGTTTGCCGAAAACGATTATTACGGCATTCCTTACCACGAAAGACCGGGCAGAAATGACTTGCGTAATTATAACAATATTCCTGTGCCAACAAGCTACATGGTTTGTGATACGAAATACGATTTCTTTGGAGGTTACGATTTTAAAGAAGAAGGTGGTTTTATTCACGTGGCGAATCGTCATATTGCGCCGGGTAAAAAACAATGGACCTGGGGTAGCGAAGATTTCGGCCGTGCCTGGGATCGCGAACTGACTGATGAAGGCGGACCATATTTCGAGTTGATGGCAGGTGTTTATACCGATAATCAGCCCGATTTTACCTACCTGCTTCCATACGAGACAAAAACTTTTTCGCAATTCTGGTGGAGTTATAAAAAACTGGGTCCGGTACAAAATGCCAACAAAGATCTGGCAATCCGTTTTGAGATTCAGCAGGGAAATAAACTGGATTTAGGTGTGGCAGCAAGTCGTAAATTCGAGAATCTGAAGTTTATCCTGGTAATCGGAAACGAAAAGCAGGTCTTTGAAAATAAAGCCGTTTCTCCAGAAAACCCATGGAAAGACAATACCATTCACTTTGAAGCCGGACAGGAGAATTCAATTTCGTTGATTGTTATTGATGAGCAAGGAAAAGAATTGATTGCTTACCATCATCGCGAAGTTCCGAAAGAACGCAACCGCAAGCTGGCATTTGAGCCAAAACAACCGGAGGAAATTGAAAGTGCCAACGAACTGGAATTGATTGGCGAGCACCTGGAGTTGTATCGTCACCCGACCCGTTACCCGGAACCGTACTGGAAAGAAGCGATTAAAAAAGATCCGAAGAGCTACAAATCATATATTGCTTTGGGCCGCGTTGAACTTAAAAACGGAAAGTTTGCCAAAGCTGAAAACAACTTCAGAACTGCCATTGACATCATGACCACTTATCATCCAAACCCGGCATCGGGCGAGGCGCATTATTTCTGTGGTTTAGCTTGTTCTTTACAGGGTAGAAAGGAAGAGGCTTACGGACTTTTCTATAAATCTACCTGGAATTTCGAGTGGCGTGCATCGGCTTATTATCAGCTGGCAACGCTTGATTGTTTGAAGGCTGATTATGAAACAGCTTTGGAACATTTGGAGGCATCGTTGGATACAAACCGTCAGAATAACAAAGCTTACATTTTAAAAGCTGTGATTCTGAAAAATCTGGGTGATAAAGTAGCTGCAAAAGCTGTATTAGCCGAATTATTCAAAACCGATGCGCTTGATCAATGGGCGAAATTCGAATTGGCAACATTATCCGGAGATTACACTGATTTTATCGCGTCGTCAAGAAACGATGCACAAACCATAATAGACATTGCCTTTGATTATGCCGAAGCCGGTTTTTACGCCGAAGCCATTGCTGTAATCGAACTGCATCAAAAAAATGAAATTCCGGAATGTGCTGTGCCAAATCCAATGTCAAAAGCAGTGATGACGGAGTTCGTTTTGGCCTGGTTATATGAATTAAATGGAAATAGTGCTGTTGCCGGCGAAAATCTGAACAAAACAAAATCAGCATCCTGCGACTATGTATTTCCATCGCGCGTTTACGAACAGTTAGTGTTGGAATGGGCTTTACAGATCGATAAAGAAAATACAGTGGCTGCTTTCGGACTGGGTAATTATTATTTCAACCTGAAACGGCACAAAGATGCCATTAACGTTTGGCAACAAGCTGCCGATGCAAACAGCAATTACGGCACTTTATACCGCAATCTGGGAATTGCCTACTGGAATACTTTTGAAGACGGCGAAAAAGCCAGACAAGCATTCATAAAAGCGGTTGAACTGGCTCCAAACGATATGCGTATTCGCTATGAATTTGATCAGTTAAGAAAAAAATTGAATGATAATCCGAAAGAACGTTTACAAGATTTGTTAGAGATTAAAGATCAGATAATTACTCGTGATGATTTCTCGGTAGAACTCGCGGCCCTGTACAATTTTAACGGTAAGTATAATAAGGCTTTAGACCTGCTCGAAAACCGTGATTTCCATCCTTGGGAAGGTGGTGAAGGCCAGGTATTACGTCAGTTTACTTATGCTTGTTTGAAACTGGGGCAATTAGCCTTGCAAAACGGAGATGCTGAAACTGCATTTGAATACTTTAGCAAATCCGTGAATACACCGGATAATCTGGGTGAAAAATACCATCCGCTACAGGCTGTTGCACACATTAATTATTGGAAGGGAATGGCACTAAAAGCGCTCGGAAAAATAGAAAAAGCCAAAGCACACTTTCTGGCAAGTAAAGATGAAGAAGGCGATTTTATTGATATGGCCGTAAGTGCCTACTCTGAATTGTCATATTATAAAGCGTTGTCGCTAAACGAATTGGGTGAGAAGGTTGAGGCTCAAATTTTATTGGCTGATATTAAGAAATTTGGAGAAAGCAAGTTGAACGAAAAAGCTCAGATCGACTATTTTGCTACATCATTACCGCTTTTGCTGGTATTTGAAGATGATATTCAGAAACGAAATACCATCGATGCGAAATACCTAATTGCATTGGCGCATGTTGGTTTGGGATCGTATGGTGATGCAATAGACAATTTGAAAGAAGTATTGCAATTGAATTCTATGCATGTAGGCTCAAAAGATTTGTTAGAACAAGTTACCGCTGAAGTTGCGTAA
- a CDS encoding sugar porter family MFS transporter, producing MNKLNTRYIFMISMVSAMGGLLFGYDWVVIGGAKPFYEQFFHISQSPFLQGWAMSSALLGCLLGALTSGAFSDRLGRKKLLIFSAFLFTLSAIGTGASNNFTPFIIYRILGGIGIGLASNLSPMYIAEISPAAMRGKFVSLNQLTIVIGILGAQIANWQIAQPVPEGATAADILASWNGQMAWRWMFWAETLPAGAFFLLMFIVPESPRWLAKNGNENKVLRILGKIGGEEYAKKEYKSIHENLVHDEGRVNFKFLNSPGMRKILLIGIVVAAFQQWCGINVIFNYAQEVFAAAGYGVSDTLFNIVVTGSVNLVFTFVAIYTVDKLGRRALMILGSAGLAGIYALMGAGYCFQVTGWPLLLLVVLGIACYAMSLAPVTWVVLSEIFPNRIRGAAMSFATASLWIASFLLTYTFPLLNSAFGASGTFWLYGIICAAGLLFIYKRLPETKGKSLEEIEEEILN from the coding sequence ATGAATAAATTAAACACAAGGTACATATTCATGATCTCAATGGTGTCAGCCATGGGAGGTCTTCTTTTTGGATATGATTGGGTCGTAATTGGAGGGGCCAAACCGTTTTACGAGCAGTTCTTTCATATCAGTCAAAGCCCGTTCCTGCAAGGCTGGGCTATGAGTAGCGCTCTGTTGGGGTGTTTGCTTGGAGCACTAACTTCAGGTGCTTTTAGCGACCGGTTAGGACGGAAAAAACTTCTGATATTTTCAGCTTTTCTATTTACACTTTCCGCAATTGGTACTGGGGCATCAAACAACTTTACTCCATTTATTATTTACCGCATTTTGGGTGGAATCGGCATCGGGCTGGCTTCTAATTTATCGCCCATGTACATTGCCGAAATATCGCCGGCAGCAATGCGCGGAAAGTTTGTTTCACTGAACCAGCTCACCATTGTAATCGGAATTTTAGGTGCACAGATTGCCAACTGGCAAATAGCTCAACCTGTTCCGGAAGGTGCAACCGCGGCCGATATTCTGGCGTCGTGGAACGGACAAATGGCCTGGCGCTGGATGTTCTGGGCCGAAACTTTACCGGCAGGAGCTTTTTTCCTGCTCATGTTTATTGTGCCAGAAAGTCCAAGATGGTTGGCAAAAAATGGCAACGAGAATAAAGTGTTGAGAATCCTTGGAAAGATTGGTGGCGAAGAATATGCCAAAAAGGAATATAAAAGTATCCACGAAAACCTGGTACACGATGAAGGACGGGTAAATTTTAAATTCCTGAATTCGCCGGGTATGCGTAAAATATTATTGATAGGTATTGTTGTTGCCGCTTTCCAGCAGTGGTGTGGTATTAACGTTATCTTTAATTATGCACAGGAGGTTTTTGCAGCTGCAGGTTACGGCGTTTCTGATACGCTTTTCAATATTGTGGTTACCGGAAGTGTAAATCTTGTTTTTACGTTCGTTGCTATTTATACGGTTGACAAATTGGGACGTCGGGCCTTGATGATTCTTGGTTCTGCCGGGCTGGCAGGAATTTACGCTTTAATGGGTGCCGGGTACTGTTTTCAAGTTACCGGATGGCCTTTACTGCTTTTAGTCGTTTTAGGAATTGCATGTTATGCCATGTCGTTGGCACCGGTTACCTGGGTGGTACTTTCCGAAATTTTTCCGAACCGTATTCGTGGTGCTGCCATGTCGTTCGCAACAGCATCGTTGTGGATTGCAAGTTTCCTGTTAACCTATACATTTCCACTACTAAATTCTGCATTTGGTGCCTCAGGTACTTTCTGGTTATACGGAATTATCTGTGCTGCAGGACTGCTTTTCATATACAAACGATTACCGGAAACAAAAGGTAAATCACTGGAAGAAATTGAAGAGGAGATATTAAACTAA
- a CDS encoding sulfatase: MMRMKLIFVILLSIAWCSYKTTQQEVVKRPNIVLIIADDLGWMDLGYTGSSFYETPNIDALAASGMTFTDAYAASPVCSPTRSSIMCGKTPARTKNTDWFGAPQPGAAFPGWMGHKDRTLEPASYVEHMPLEEYTIAEALRDNGYKTFIAGKWHLGHDEKYWPENQGFDINKGGFAMGHPPLNDEYDGYFSPYGNPRLTDGPKGEYLPYRLVDETRKFIQENKNSSFFIYYPLYLVHTPLQAREELISKYQQKRDSLNLGDEFIDFGEKKLRTNQSNVVYAAMVEAMDQAIGKVTAELKAAGIDDNTIIIFTADNGGLATNDGATSNLPLKGGKGWMYEGGIREPMFVIWPGVTKAKSKCSEPVLTTDFYKTIVEMTGVAQPEQETDGESLVPLLKQSEGFDRKAVCWHYPHYSPQGGKPASAIRSGDWKLIKNYETNTFELYNLKDDIGETNDLSNVESAIVKQLEQELEAWLTDVEASLPIKGE; this comes from the coding sequence ATGATGAGAATGAAATTAATATTCGTGATTCTTCTGTCAATAGCGTGGTGTAGTTATAAAACCACTCAGCAGGAGGTAGTAAAAAGGCCCAATATAGTTTTAATTATTGCCGACGATTTGGGATGGATGGATCTAGGTTATACCGGCAGTTCGTTTTATGAAACGCCAAATATTGATGCCCTGGCGGCTTCGGGTATGACTTTCACTGATGCATATGCGGCAAGCCCGGTTTGTTCACCAACACGCTCGAGTATAATGTGCGGAAAAACTCCGGCACGTACTAAAAACACGGATTGGTTTGGTGCTCCACAACCTGGTGCAGCTTTCCCAGGGTGGATGGGACATAAAGATCGTACCCTGGAACCTGCTTCATATGTTGAACATATGCCACTCGAGGAATACACCATTGCAGAAGCGCTGCGCGATAATGGTTATAAAACTTTTATTGCAGGTAAATGGCACTTGGGACACGATGAAAAATATTGGCCCGAAAATCAGGGATTCGACATAAATAAAGGTGGTTTTGCCATGGGGCATCCTCCGTTAAACGACGAGTACGACGGGTATTTTTCTCCTTATGGAAACCCACGTTTAACTGATGGTCCGAAAGGAGAATATTTACCTTATCGCCTCGTTGATGAAACCAGAAAGTTTATTCAGGAAAATAAAAACAGCTCGTTCTTTATCTATTATCCTTTGTATTTAGTTCATACTCCGCTTCAGGCAAGAGAAGAATTAATTTCCAAGTACCAACAAAAAAGAGATTCACTGAATTTAGGTGATGAGTTTATAGATTTTGGCGAAAAGAAATTGAGAACCAATCAGAGTAACGTAGTCTACGCTGCAATGGTAGAAGCAATGGATCAGGCTATAGGAAAAGTTACGGCTGAATTGAAAGCGGCAGGGATAGATGATAATACGATTATAATTTTCACAGCGGATAACGGAGGATTGGCAACTAATGACGGTGCTACCTCAAACCTGCCTTTAAAAGGTGGAAAAGGATGGATGTATGAAGGTGGAATTCGTGAACCGATGTTTGTGATTTGGCCTGGTGTAACCAAGGCAAAAAGTAAATGCAGCGAACCGGTGTTAACTACTGATTTTTATAAAACAATTGTTGAAATGACTGGTGTTGCTCAGCCTGAACAGGAAACAGATGGTGAAAGCCTCGTACCTCTGTTAAAACAAAGCGAAGGCTTTGATCGCAAAGCGGTATGCTGGCATTATCCACACTATAGTCCACAGGGAGGAAAGCCTGCTTCTGCCATTCGAAGTGGTGATTGGAAATTGATTAAAAACTACGAAACAAACACATTCGAACTCTACAACCTGAAAGATGACATAGGAGAAACAAACGATCTTTCAAATGTTGAGTCAGCCATTGTAAAACAGCTGGAACAGGAGTTGGAAGCCTGGTTAACCGATGTAGAGGCGTCGTTACCAATAAAAGGAGAATAA
- a CDS encoding glycoside hydrolase, with protein MKQVLLIAIILISFLSYSSDEKAITVEIDDQTTFQTIHSFGASDSWRCQFVGENWPAEKRQRIVNLLFSLENDQAGNPVGIGLSNWRFYLGAGSAEQGDASDIQNVWRRSESFLDEDGNYDWTKYKGQRWFIQQAKEKGVPYFTAYTISPPVFYTKNGLAHATNGDLGFNLKQEHYGDYSKYLVDVIEYFEKNENIHFEFLSPFNEPQWAWDKNNQEGTPATNEELYRYVKILSDELASRHSNTRLLIGEAGDVGYLYEEKGKNNNGDQINVFFNPESDLYLGNFPNLEYAITSHSYFTTWPIDQQILYREKLATRIKEVNPKLDYHQTEFCILEKNPEIEGGWGRDLKMPTALYVARVIHSDLTIANARSWEWWTALSQFNFKDGLIHLDDGKGNGVESDTSQMNRDLRYDGNITETKLLWALGNYSRFVRPGMVRINARINNGLSLVEQATDLQVSAYKDKTGDKTVLVLINHSNLDKRIAINGLKSADVEMYITDHKRDLEKSSVELDHLIIPQQSVSTLVVN; from the coding sequence ATGAAACAAGTATTATTAATAGCGATTATTTTGATTTCTTTTCTGTCATACAGTTCAGATGAGAAGGCAATTACGGTTGAAATAGATGATCAAACTACTTTTCAAACGATACACAGTTTTGGAGCATCCGATTCATGGAGATGCCAATTTGTTGGTGAAAACTGGCCAGCGGAAAAGAGGCAAAGAATTGTAAATCTCCTTTTCAGTCTGGAAAATGATCAGGCAGGCAATCCTGTTGGAATTGGCCTGAGCAACTGGCGTTTTTATTTGGGTGCAGGCTCTGCAGAACAAGGAGATGCATCAGATATTCAAAATGTTTGGCGTCGTTCGGAAAGTTTTCTGGATGAAGACGGTAATTACGACTGGACAAAATATAAAGGTCAGCGCTGGTTTATTCAACAAGCAAAGGAAAAAGGAGTCCCTTATTTTACTGCCTATACAATATCACCACCAGTATTTTATACAAAAAACGGCCTGGCACATGCTACAAATGGTGATTTGGGTTTTAATCTAAAACAAGAACACTATGGAGATTATTCAAAATATTTGGTTGATGTAATCGAGTATTTTGAGAAAAACGAGAATATTCATTTTGAATTCTTAAGTCCGTTTAATGAGCCTCAGTGGGCCTGGGACAAAAACAATCAGGAAGGTACACCTGCTACAAATGAGGAATTGTACCGATACGTTAAGATACTTTCAGATGAATTAGCTTCAAGACATAGTAATACAAGGTTATTGATAGGCGAAGCCGGAGATGTGGGATATTTGTACGAAGAGAAAGGAAAGAACAACAATGGCGATCAGATTAACGTGTTTTTTAACCCGGAGTCAGATTTATATCTGGGGAATTTCCCGAATCTTGAATATGCCATAACCTCGCATTCGTATTTTACAACCTGGCCAATTGATCAGCAGATTTTATATCGCGAAAAACTGGCTACTCGAATTAAGGAGGTAAATCCAAAGTTGGATTACCATCAAACTGAATTCTGTATTCTCGAAAAGAACCCGGAGATAGAAGGGGGATGGGGACGTGATTTAAAAATGCCAACAGCATTGTATGTGGCACGAGTAATCCATTCAGATCTAACCATTGCAAATGCCCGTTCGTGGGAATGGTGGACAGCTTTATCGCAATTTAACTTTAAAGACGGCCTTATCCATTTAGATGATGGGAAAGGAAATGGAGTGGAAAGTGATACAAGCCAGATGAACAGAGATTTACGTTATGATGGTAATATAACTGAAACAAAGCTTTTGTGGGCTCTCGGAAATTATTCACGTTTTGTAAGGCCGGGAATGGTCAGAATAAATGCCAGAATAAACAATGGATTAAGTTTAGTTGAGCAGGCTACTGATTTGCAGGTTTCTGCCTATAAAGACAAAACTGGTGATAAAACAGTATTAGTCCTTATTAATCACTCGAATTTAGATAAACGGATTGCTATAAACGGACTAAAATCTGCTGATGTTGAAATGTATATAACCGACCATAAAAGAGATTTAGAAAAAAGTAGTGTTGAGTTGGATCATCTAATTATTCCTCAGCAATCGGTTTCAACGCTGGTTGTGAATTAA